ATATCATCTGTGTCTTAATGGTGAATGATAAATCTCTTTGTGCAGGAAGCGCGAAAACGTTTTGACAAGGCTAGTCTTCTTTATGACCAGGTGTGTGATTTTTGCTCTTGAATTAGTTTGACCTTCTTTCTTGCATTTATAAGGAGCTTTTTTCTAGGTTTGTGAATGTTTTAATTTGGAATGAGCAGTTGTAAACtcgtagaaaaaaaattgtctatATTCACATGAGTGCAATCTCCAACAATTTTAGGATCAcattattttgttattatgTTTATCTTCTTAATGTTTGATAAAATCTGGGGTATGCCTTACAAGTTTACTGATCCAAGCAGGCTTGTAAGTTAGTACATGAGGCTGGTTATCATTCAGCAAAATCCACCATAAACATTTGTGTTTTTGGGTCACAGAATTACGTACAGGAGTTTAAGTCTGCAATAATGGCATatggttttaaaatttttaattCACATATGGTAGATGTTGCTGCCATATTTAGATTAATGTAAAATATGAGATTAATGTAGAATACTATAAGGTAGATTGATGCTTATGTCTCTGCAGGCTCGCGAGAAGTTTCTCTCACTAAGAAAAGGAACAAGGAATGATGTAGCCACCATGGTGGAGGAGGTACTGTGAACTGCTAACTTTAATTTGTATTTCTAGTATTTAGAAATTCCCATCATTCAGCATCTAACACAAATAAGAGATATTCCAGGAGCTTCATAATGCAAGGTCTACATTTGAGCAAGCTCGATTTAGTCTTGTAAGTATCAGTTTCAATTGTCTTGGCTATCGATGATCTTAAAGATTGACAACTTACGATGGAATCTTTTATTTACAGGTGACTGCTCTTTCTAATGTTGAAGCAAAAAAGAGGTTTGAATTCCTGGAAGCGGTCAGTGGGACAATGGATGCTCATCTTCGTTATTTCAAACAGGTGGGTGGATTTAAAGCAgggtttctttccttttcagaAGCATTCTACTAGTATTCTTGACCTCAAGCCCTTATCCATGTGTAGGGTTATGAGTTGTTGCATCAAATGGAACCCTATATTAATCAGGTTTGTTGAACATGTGTATATATTGTCATTATTGTGTCTATTTTAAATCCTCTTCTGTTTGCAATGAGAATCATTGAAAATGGGATTTTGATTGTCCCTCAGGTTTTGACCTATGCTCAACAGTCCAGAGAAAGATCCAACTATGAACAGGCAGCTCTTAATGAAAGGATGCAAGATTACAAAAGACAAGTTGATAGAGAGAGTAGGTGGTCGTCCAATGGTTCTAATGTGTCTCCTAATGGAGATGGAATACAAGCTATTGGTAGAAGTTCACATAAAATGATAGAGGCTGTTATGCAATCTGCTGCAAAGGGAAAGGTTTATTGCATTATCCTTGATTAGTttgatgtaaattttatttatttttgtttttatctgTACTAAATCTAACAATCTTCATTGATCAGGTTCAAACCATTAGGCAAGGTTATCTCTCAAAGAGGTCGTCAAGCTTGAGGGGTGACTGGAAAAGAAGATTTTTTGTTCTTGATAGCCGAGGAATGCTCTATTACTATCGGAAACAAATCAGCAAATCATCTGTAAGTAATCTGCTGATGAAATAATTTTGAGGCAGAAGGGTTGAAGTTATCCCTGGGTTTGATATTGATATcatatttttgtttgttttgtctCTATTATTTAGGGCTCTGGTAGTCAACATTCTGGTCAGAGAAACAGTTCTGAGCTTGGTTCTGGACTGTTAAGTCGGTGGCTTTCTTCTCATTATCATGGTGGAGTGCATGATGAGAAATCTGTTGCTCATCACACAGTGAATCTGCTTACATCTACAATCAAAGTTGACGCTGACCAGTCAGACCTAAGATTTTGTTTCAGGATCATTTCACCAACAAAGAACTATACTTTGCAGGTTCGATTCACTTTAACCGGCCTTATGGACTTATAAAGATTCTAGCCAATGTTGCTCGAGCGATTCTGCCTGTAAATTGAATGCTTTATGGTTATTGTAGAACTGTCGTTCTTGCagtgatatttatttatgcttGTCAGTGCAGGCAGAGAGTGCACTTGATCAAATGGattggattgaaaagataacgGGGGTTATTGCTTCATTACTGAGCTCGCAGGCTCCTGAGAGGGTAATTTTCAGATGTTTTTCTATATTCAAAATTGTAGCCACTGAGTTCATGGTctgttgatgattttgatttaaTTGTGTTTCAGTTTCTCCCTTCTAGTCCCATGGGCAGTCATCGTCGTTCGGCCAGTGAGAGTAGTTCATTCGAGAGTTCTGATTTTGATCACACTGGAGTTGAAGAACTTGCATCGGACAGGAGCCTGAATAATGCTGACCACCGCCAATTAAGAAGTTCGCAGCAGCAACGATCTTCTTTAAGAAGTGAGAAGACAATTGACACTCTTCGAAGAGTTTGTGGGAATGATAAATGCGCTGATTGTGGTGCCCCTGAGCCAGATTGGGCATCATTAAATCTTGGTGTTCTTGTTTGCATTGAATGTTCTGGTGTTCATCGCAATCTTGGTGTTCATATCTCAAAGGTAGTATGTTTTGTTACTTTCATGGTTCTGGGCATGCTCTCTTTCAACAAACTGTTCTATCATTTGTTTGTCAAATAACTATAATGTTTGTGCTTCTTGCTTTATTCGATTGCATAGTTGGGAATCTGAAGAACACTTTTCATAGAGTACTCAGTAATGTGGTTTGATTATTGACATAATTAGATTTCATCTGAATTTGGCTTTGAAGTTATAAAGGATTGTGCAAACGTTTATGCATGATATTTTACTCCAATTTGCATTTTTTTCAACGATGATGTGTCTGTACGAATGTAGTAACAATCATAATCTATACAACTAACATGGCATTGTAGAAGAAAACTATTATATGTTGGAAATAACTATATTTTGTGAGAAGGACTTATATAACATGGTAAACCtgatataattatttttgtttacaaCTGAGTAAAGTTGttatcatatatattagtCCTTTGGAAAACAGAAACATGTACTGGTAGCTTATTTCTGGGAGCTTGTTCTTGGTGATGTTTACTGCAGGTAAGGTCTTTAACACTGGATGTCAAAGTATGGGAGCCTTCTGTCATTAATTTGTTCCAGTCATTGGGTAATGCATTTGCGAACTCTGTCTGGGAGGAACTTTTGCAATCAAGAAGTTCTTTTCAGCTTGATCTTATAGCCACAGGGTAGGGATTCTACATTACAATTCTTGCAAGTAATATTATATAACTCTTCCTTACTCGACAATGGTAGACACTCACTTTATTCTTCATGTGCAGGTCACACAAGTCTGATAAAACGCAGCTAGTTTTTATCACCAAACCCAATCAGACTGATTCAATACCGGTGAAGGAGAAATTCATTCATGCAAAGGTATGTCCTCCAACTCATGCTTCTTTCTCGACAGTGGATGACTTTGGAAGATATGCAATCACTGACATTTTGCAGTATTACCTACTATCGCTGAAAAGTGCAGACTGACTTATATTAGTGCTCTATTTTGATCATAGTACGCAGACAAGCTTTTCGTAAGGAGGCCGAAGGATGCACAATATACACATTTGGTGGCACAACAGATTTGGGAGGGTGTTCGTGCTAATGACAAGAAAGCTGTGTACCGTCACATTGTTAATTCTGAACCGGATGTGAATGCAGTGTATGAGCAAGCCTCGTGTGCCTCTTCCTTAACCCTTGCAAAAGTAATGCTGATGCAAGAGCAGACTATCCATGAACAAAGCTCTAGCTGCTTAGCTGGGGAGTCACTGGAGAGGTCTTCTGGTAGCTCTTCGAACTTGAGTGGTACCAGTGAAGTCCACGCTATGGAGGATCTAGACGGCTGCACCCTTCTTCACCTTGCCTGTGAAACTGCAGACATTAGTATGCTTGAACTGCTCCTACAATATGGAGCAAATGTAAATGCGACTGATTCTAGAGGCCAAACACCACTGGACCGATGCATTCTCAAGGGCAGAAACACATTTGCAAAATTGCTCCTTACCAGGTTCCTATAATTTATGGTTACATAAGCTACATTTATCATCCATTCATATCATTTGTGCGTATTAACTTGTTCTGGGTCTCTTGTTTAGTCGTCACTTTCCTCTGGAATGCTGTCTTTTTACCTCTTTATGATTTGGTACTGAGGGCGTTCACTGCATCTACAGGGGAGCAGATCCACGAGCACTAAATGGGGAAGGTAAAACCCCTCTTGAGCTGGCAGTTGAGTCGAACTTTGATGATGGTGAGGTCCTTTCTATATTATCAGACTGCCGTGGATAAGATATCAATTTACGAACcaccaaaaggaaaactacATTGATGCTGAATGGTGCTATTACAAGAAACAAAGGTATTGCATTTGTATAATTATAGTTTATAAACCTGAGAGATGGTTCTCCTTTGTATGAAATGTCAGTGTTGTATGGGTTTCAAGAGTGGTAGGATGGCATGCCTGCCCTATGGGCCATGAGGGCATCGTTGAAAATGGTTGTGAATTGTTAGAACTTGAGATGCCTCTGGTGGTCTGAACCGAAAGCCACTGGTAGCTTTCAGCCAAGGGGGCCTGTAAGGCTGTAATGGTGTTGTGTTTTGTTTATTCAGTTTTCTGCTTCCTTTGCGAAGTTGTGAGGATTTACCCAATTTAGTTTAGGacattgtgtatttgtacattatttgttttagtgAAGCTTTTTTTTAGTGCCTGTGGTTGAATCTCTGTTATTTATAGATTtataagagaaagaaagacatGAAAAGAACTTCTGCTAccattcttttttgttttcttcatcaTATTTGCAGTGgaagagaaacaaaatcaaattacaAGGCAATTGATTTCCCTTATCCATTGCGAACTAGACAACAAAACGAATCAATGAAATGTCTGCAGTGACATCTCTGCAAGTCAAGATGGGAATCATGTGATGTTACGTTCTTGGCTTATCATGCAAATGCAGCAAGCAAACTATCGCGTGGTTGGCATGCTTTTGTTTCCCTGCAAGTCAAATGGCACTGCTTTCCGcaatttgttttcaaaatcTGAAGATGGTGAAAAAATGTTAAAAGTCTTTACTCAACTACCACAAGTCCACAACTACAAATGTTTCGGAGGTTCTTCCATTTACTCTGTGGAGATTCATCTCATATTTGCTGAAAGTGTTACACATTTGCACAACAAAGTCAgtcaattttttatatttaactTAAATTGTGACTCATGTTATGCCACGTCATCAATTTTAATGGCAGGTGAATGTTCACGGGGTGGATAAGAATTTTCGCAAATGTTTATGTACCTCTCTCAATTGCTTGATAATATTCACCTTCTGTTTCTGTTCTCgtgaaggaaaaaagaaagtaaCAAATGTCACGCTGCTTGTGGAATTGCTATCAATTGATTGACAAAAACATCTAGAAGTGCTTTACAGTGATTTTTTTAGGAAGCACTTCATGTACTTAATCTTAAAATGCTTGAAAATTTCGACAACACATCTATATTTCTTTTCACAAAGCGGTTTTAGAGAAATATAGTCTACGATGAAAAACTAAAAGTATTGATTTAAGACGTAGTGGATCCAACCTTATATATTATCACCATCTTTCTAATCTTTACATCTATGAAATTAGATTATCTCAATTatcctttttgttttattgttgTGAGTGATTAGGGACGGATTCCATATAACGACGGCCACAGCAAAACCTGTAAAAGATTTTCATCAAAAAAAAACCTGTAAAAGATTATTCCACTGTTAATAAAACCAGAATTATTCCATAACACTTAGACTAATCACTATTCTGCACCTCTTAATCCCCACATATCCAATCTTAACAAACCCGAATAAATTCCCCTTACTCAACGGTCCCGATCTCCTCGCCCACCCCAAACACCGACGGCCGATATCGACTCCAccatcttcctcctccctcTCCTTGTTTCACACAGTTCCATGTCTCGCTTTCGGCCACGTGATAGCGACGCAGAGCCAACGTGGCGGAATGGGGTCCACCCTAGTAACCTCAAAGGCGGGAAGCCCAGTTCTGGAGTAGAGACTTAGAGTGAGAACAAAAtaccaaaaacaaattataaaaaaacaaaaaaaaaacacggaGACcctctgagagagagaggactggagaaagagagacgacaccattttcttttgttcgTATCTCGAAGTTTTGAGGTACAACAATACTAGTATGGCTTATTAGGACGAGTATGGCTTAAGGCCTCGGCGAGTTTTGGAGCTTtactctcttttctctctggtttcctttttttattgttgttattTTTGGGGTATTTGGTACTTGgtgtttttcagtttttgttgATATGGTGAAACAGTGAGGAACCAGGAGAGTCTAGATGGTGATGGGTTTTCAGGAGATGCGAATAGTGTGACGAAATCTGATTCTCCTATGTCTTTACTCTCAAGATTTCCATTTtcccagaaaataaaaattccattttttttatgtgatatTCCCTTATTTCAAGTCTGCTTGAAGCTTTCTGTCTCTCGTGGTAGACTGGTTTGGTTAAGGCCTTGAAAAAGGACCAAAGGTTTCAGCTTTTTAGCTAGGGGAGAAAGTTCTCATCTGGGTTCTAGTTGAGCTATAGTCTTACAGAGCTTCAGTCTGCTCTCTCTTGGGTTTGCGGTGGTGGTACTCTCTAACATGTGGGTTTCAGTTTAGCTTTTAGTCAAGTTGCTTGCTTTGGTTCCACTGTCTTTGCTTTTGAGAGATTTTtggcttttg
This is a stretch of genomic DNA from Argentina anserina chromosome 4, drPotAnse1.1, whole genome shotgun sequence. It encodes these proteins:
- the LOC126790257 gene encoding ADP-ribosylation factor GTPase-activating protein AGD3; this translates as MHFAKLDDSPMFRKQMQGMEDSAESLRERSLRFYKGCRKYTEGLGEAYDGDIAFASALETFGGGHNDPISVAFGGPVMTKFTIALREIGTYKEVLRSQVEHMLNDRLLQFVNFDLHEVKEARKRFDKASLLYDQAREKFLSLRKGTRNDVATMVEEELHNARSTFEQARFSLVTALSNVEAKKRFEFLEAVSGTMDAHLRYFKQGYELLHQMEPYINQVLTYAQQSRERSNYEQAALNERMQDYKRQVDRESRWSSNGSNVSPNGDGIQAIGRSSHKMIEAVMQSAAKGKVQTIRQGYLSKRSSSLRGDWKRRFFVLDSRGMLYYYRKQISKSSGSGSQHSGQRNSSELGSGLLSRWLSSHYHGGVHDEKSVAHHTVNLLTSTIKVDADQSDLRFCFRIISPTKNYTLQAESALDQMDWIEKITGVIASLLSSQAPERFLPSSPMGSHRRSASESSSFESSDFDHTGVEELASDRSLNNADHRQLRSSQQQRSSLRSEKTIDTLRRVCGNDKCADCGAPEPDWASLNLGVLVCIECSGVHRNLGVHISKVRSLTLDVKVWEPSVINLFQSLGNAFANSVWEELLQSRSSFQLDLIATGSHKSDKTQLVFITKPNQTDSIPVKEKFIHAKYADKLFVRRPKDAQYTHLVAQQIWEGVRANDKKAVYRHIVNSEPDVNAVYEQASCASSLTLAKVMLMQEQTIHEQSSSCLAGESLERSSGSSSNLSGTSEVHAMEDLDGCTLLHLACETADISMLELLLQYGANVNATDSRGQTPLDRCILKGRNTFAKLLLTRGADPRALNGEGKTPLELAVESNFDDGEVLSILSDCRG